Sequence from the Paenibacillus riograndensis SBR5 genome:
TATCATCCGTTTATAGCGGGTGTCCGCCTCTGCACGTTCAATAGATAACGGTGTACGGTTGATGAATGATTATTGCTGTCCGCTGCTTACAGTCTTCTGGATTCTATAATCCACTCACGCGGGTTGCTTCCGAACCTTTCTTTGAAAATCGCGGCAAAATGGCTCGGATTGGAATAGCCCACCATAAGCGCGGCATCACAAACGTTGATGCGTTCCGTTTCGAGCAGTTCCTTCGCCTTATCCAGCCGCTTCTCTTTTAAATATCCAAAGACTGTAGTGCCATACAGTTCCCTGAAGCCGAATTTGAGTTTGGAATCGCTGATTCCGGCCAGCCTGGACAATTCCAGCAGAGAAGGGGGCTGCTCCATCCGCTGCTGCAGAATCCTGCCTGCCTCGCGCACCCGCTCAATGTCATCCTTGCGCAACCGGCCTGTGCGGCGCTGCGATGGCGCTTCGTCTTCAAGCAAAGTGTGCTGGAAACAGAGAGCAAGAAGTTCCAGGGTTTTTCCTTCCAGAAACATTTTCCGCAGCGGTCCGGCAAAAGGATGGGAGCGCATGTCCTGCAGAATGGTCTGCACCTTTGGCAGGATGGATTGGGAAAACATGCAATTCAGACGGCCGTCCAGAATCGCGGAGTAGGTATACCGGGCAAGGCCAAGCTCATCCATAAACGCGTCAAACAATGCTGTGGCCAAACGGACTTCGCAGATCGCAAAGGCCTCATGTGCGGTATACTTCAGTTCGATTTGCTCCTCCTGCCCAAACGTCAGATGGCCCAGGCCTGCAGATATCTGTTCCTGTATTCCCGAATGAGAGATTTCTATATTGCCCTGAATCCAGAATGTCAGATCGACCATCGGAAGATTGCCGTGGAGATGCATGATATGATCGTCCGTAATCTGGAAGTCAGCCATGATAACCTCCATGCCGGGTCTCAGTCGTGTCCGGCTGATGCTTCCGTTTCCTATGGCTTCAGGCAGAATGATCCGGTCGGTGTACCGGTCCTTTAAGTTATAGGGGAGAAATGGAGATAAATACCTGTTGTAATGGGAATGAAGCTCTTCGTACTGCAGGGACTGCAACGTTTGCATACGTGTTCCCCTTCTGTGGTAAAGCGTATGACCGTTCGGCCTTTCCGCCTAAACCGGCTTTCGCTTAATATAATAAGCCATTATGTGCTGAATTACGACTTTTCCGGCCGCAAAAACCGGCACCGCCAGAATCAGACCAATTACCCCGGCCACCTCTCCACCCACCAGCAGCGCAAAAATAATCAGCAGCGGATGCAGATGCAGCTTGCGCCCCACCACCTGCGGCGATATGACATTGCTCTCCAGCATCTGGCACAGGGTATTCACGACGGCAACCAGCAGCACGAGGCGCAGCGATAGGGTGGAAGCCATCACAATCGCGGGCGCCGCCCCCAAAAAGGGGCCCATATACGGAACAATATTGAACACCGCCACCACACAGGCGAACAGCAGCGCATAGGGCATACCGATGATCGCATAGCCGATATAGGCCAGCACCCCGATGATGATGCAGACCAGAAACTGTCCGCGGATATAGTTGCCCAGCGCGTCATCGATATCCCTCAGCATTTTAACAATCAATTTACGGCGCGAGCGCGGCAGACAGGAGACCACGGTCCGTTCGAAGACATCAAAATCCTTCAAAATATAGAACACCAGAAAAGGCACGATAAAGGCGTCAAACAGCACGCCGATAGTCGAACCAATGTTATCGAGAAAATGGGAGATCCCGCCGGCTAGACGGTTTTCCAGCTGAAAGAACCAATTATTCATACCCATCCCGACTCCCGGCGGAATCAGCCTGGTATTCATGTTCCGCATTAGGCCCTGCGCATGTAGCGTTATTTCCGGCAAATGCTCGTTCAATTCTTCAAGCTGCTCGATGAACATGGGAATCAGATTGATGAGGATAACCGCCAGCGAGGTCAGAAATACAGCATAGATCAGCAGCACGGCCACACTGCGCGGCATTTTGCGCCCGGCAAGCATACTGACCACCGGGTTCAGCACATATGAAATGATCATAGCTGCCAGAAACGGCGCAAGGATGGCTTTTAGAAACTGGAAGACTCCCTGCAGCATTGGACGGAGCAGCCATACAAAATATAAAATGATCAGGGCGAGCAAGACTCCGATCATCCAGCGGAACCATTTACTGTGGGACCACTCCTCCATATTATCCCTCCTGATGTATTCACCCTAAGACAGGCATGCAATATCAGTATGTGTGGGAGGGTGGCGAAATAACCTTTTTTTCAAACAAAAGTTGTTTTTTTGTTATCCAGGTTCAGAAAATGGTATGGCGGGACGAAGCCGGCGCTGGCTAAAATCATATTATAAAAACGCTTTCATTTTAAGGAGGAATGTTTTTCTATGAGAATGCTGAAAAAATTGTACAGCGCTGCTCTGACTCTGCTGCTTGCCGGAATGCTGGCAGGGATTCCGTCTGTTTCAGCAGCCACCGTCTTTTATGAGCCTCTGACCTACTTCAATCCCGTAACCTGGCAAAAAGCCGACGGCTATTCCAATGGCGGTATGTTCAACTGTACTTGGCGCGCCGACAATATCTCGTTTACCGGCGGCGGACAGCTCCGCCTGGCGCTGACCAGTTCCAGCTACAATAAGTTTGACGGCGCAGAAATGCGGTCTGTGTACAAGTACGGCTACGGCAAATATGAGGTCAGCATGATGCCGGCCAAAAACAGCGGAATCGTCTCCTCCTTTTTCACCTATACCGGACCTTCCGAAGGAACCTCCTGGGATGAAATCGATATCGAGTTTCTGGGCAAAGATACCACCAAGGTCCAATTCAATTATTTTACGAACGGCGTTGGCGGCCATGAGAAGGTCGTCAATCTTGGATTTGACGCTTCCACAGGTTATCATACGTACGCCTTCGACTGGCAGCCGGGCTACATTAAATGGTATGTGGACGGTGTATTGAAGCACACGGCAACCAGCAATATCCCCTCCGAGCCCGGCAAAATCATGATGAACCTCTGGAACGGAACCGGTGTAGACTCCTGGCTTGGTTCATATAATGGCGCCAATCCGCTGTACGCCTATTACGACTGGTTGAAATATACAGGCAACTAAAAGCGGGTTTATCTTCAGAATTTGTTATTTGAATTGACACATTGGTATGGCGGCTGACGCCGCCATTCAGTACGATAATAGAAAGAAGACATCACTGGAGGAACAGAATGGATACGCAGCAGATGAATCAAGGCGTCCGCAGGCCGCATCATGATGAATATCTGGAACGGGACAGGCGAGGATTCCTGGCTGAAGCCGTATAACGGAAAAGTCCCGCTCCAGGCTTACTATGACCAGTTCCGCTATATTCCGGAGCAATCGTCGGGCAAGCAAGAAATTCCGGCGCCTCTCCGACAAGAAACCGCCTTAATCGAGGCGGTTTCTTGTTCCTGCGGCACTCACCGGCGGCTGCGGTCCCAGGCATTGACTTCCGAGGTTTCGGTTAATCCGCCGTAGGCTTTCCATTTGTCGACGAATTCATCGAATTCCCCGATGCCGCTGTCCGCGAAGATTATTTTTTGAAAGCTTTTTTGTTCCAGCTTCTTCAGCAGCTCGCCGTCGCTCTTCATCGTCGCGGTTGGCGGTCCCGTGAACTGTTCCTTGCGGGAAGCCTCCTTCTGGCTAAGCAGCACCGGGGCAATGTCCTTTGGGATTTCCTTGATGACTTTGGAGGGAATTCTTGCCCCATCGAAGGTTAGCGTATAGGAAGCGACCCGGATGCCGCCCAGCGGCAGAGCGGAAGGCCTGATTGTCGGCTGGCCGGCATCCATTGTCCAATCATAGTCTTTTGCAAGGCCATTGATGAACTCGCCGGTCGAGGTGGCGTAATAATCAAACAAATAATTTTGATAGGTAAAAAAGATTTCAGGATGCATCATTTTCTTGTTGATCAGAATAGCGCCATTGACAGGCAGGGTGCCTCTTCTCATGACCGTACCGTCCGGTCCGGCAGGTATGGCGGCGGCCTTGATACGCGCCTGCGGGTCTGCGCTGGTCAGATGTGACAAGGGCCAGCCGCCCATCCAGTACGGACCGGCAATGATGCCGGCCTTGCCGGAGACGAACAGATTGGCGGCGCCCTCTTCATCAAGCCACGCACTGTCGGTGGACAAGTATCCTTGCTGCACCCATTGCTTCATGAGCGCGACAGCCTTGCGGGCGCCGGGCTGCACGGACCCGTATTCCAGTGTTCCGTCACTCCGGCGGTTCCATTGCTCGGGAACCGTGCCGAACGCGCCAAAAATCCAGCTGCTGTCCCCCATCCAGGTACTCGGACCGTTGCGGAAACCAACCGCAAGCCCGTAGGTGTCCTTAAGACCATTCCCGTCCGGGTCCCGGTTGACAAAGGCGTCCATGACCTGTTCCAGCTCGTCCAGAGTCCGCGGCGCGGACAGATGCAGCTTGTCCAGCCAATCCTGGCGGATCCAGAGCAGCGGATCGGAGTTGTACTCGTAATCCATAATGGGAATCGCATACTTGTGCCCGTCCCGCACATAACTGTCCCAAGCCGAGGGATCTTCGGCCACGGCCTGCTTCCACACCTTGGAAGCGAATTGCCCGAATAAACTGCCAGCTTCCATGAATTGCCCGGAGTCGATCAGCTCCTGGATGACGTTGGCATCCCTTGTCGTTACGACATCGGGCATATTGCCTTTGGCCAGCTCAAGCCTAAGCTTGTTGGCGTAGGTCTCGGAGGTGCCGGAGATGGTCCAAAGATAACGGATGCGGATGCCCAGCCGGTTCTCGGCCCAGATTGTATGCACGTTATGTTCGAGGCTCTCGCCTTTTTTGAAGGTCAGATTGGGGTTCACGGAGCCTACCGTATACAGGTCTACAGGCGGATTATATTTGCCTGTCTTGACGTCGAAATGAGGCGCTGTGCTCTCCGGGGAGGCGGCCGGGAGACTTTCGCCGGTGCTGCGAAACGCGCAGCCTGACAACGTCAAGAGCAATATGAATAGCGATAATCGAATTTTCATGGAACCACCTGCTTTTCGTAAAGTTCTGGGGAATCGGACAAATTGTATCATAACGTCTTCAGTATCGTGTGATACACTTTTTTCTATTACAGCGAAGTCTTTGAAAAGGATGATCTTATGGCCTGGCGTCCGAACCTGTTTATTAAAATGGTTGCGATTCTTCTTTCCCTTATTTCAGTCACGCTCTTATTCTACGGACTATCCTACCGCAAGGATATCGGGGTCATTACGAGCCAGATCAAAACGACCGATTTGAACCATCTTGAGTTCCTGACCCAGCAGATGGACAATAATATCAACCAATTGGCAGGCAGCATGTATGCGCTGCAGAGAGATCCGACCGTCCGCGA
This genomic interval carries:
- the bglS gene encoding beta-glucanase, giving the protein MLAGIPSVSAATVFYEPLTYFNPVTWQKADGYSNGGMFNCTWRADNISFTGGGQLRLALTSSSYNKFDGAEMRSVYKYGYGKYEVSMMPAKNSGIVSSFFTYTGPSEGTSWDEIDIEFLGKDTTKVQFNYFTNGVGGHEKVVNLGFDASTGYHTYAFDWQPGYIKWYVDGVLKHTATSNIPSEPGKIMMNLWNGTGVDSWLGSYNGANPLYAYYDWLKYTGN
- a CDS encoding helix-turn-helix transcriptional regulator, which gives rise to MQTLQSLQYEELHSHYNRYLSPFLPYNLKDRYTDRIILPEAIGNGSISRTRLRPGMEVIMADFQITDDHIMHLHGNLPMVDLTFWIQGNIEISHSGIQEQISAGLGHLTFGQEEQIELKYTAHEAFAICEVRLATALFDAFMDELGLARYTYSAILDGRLNCMFSQSILPKVQTILQDMRSHPFAGPLRKMFLEGKTLELLALCFQHTLLEDEAPSQRRTGRLRKDDIERVREAGRILQQRMEQPPSLLELSRLAGISDSKLKFGFRELYGTTVFGYLKEKRLDKAKELLETERINVCDAALMVGYSNPSHFAAIFKERFGSNPREWIIESRRL
- a CDS encoding AI-2E family transporter, translated to MEEWSHSKWFRWMIGVLLALIILYFVWLLRPMLQGVFQFLKAILAPFLAAMIISYVLNPVVSMLAGRKMPRSVAVLLIYAVFLTSLAVILINLIPMFIEQLEELNEHLPEITLHAQGLMRNMNTRLIPPGVGMGMNNWFFQLENRLAGGISHFLDNIGSTIGVLFDAFIVPFLVFYILKDFDVFERTVVSCLPRSRRKLIVKMLRDIDDALGNYIRGQFLVCIIIGVLAYIGYAIIGMPYALLFACVVAVFNIVPYMGPFLGAAPAIVMASTLSLRLVLLVAVVNTLCQMLESNVISPQVVGRKLHLHPLLIIFALLVGGEVAGVIGLILAVPVFAAGKVVIQHIMAYYIKRKPV
- a CDS encoding extracellular solute-binding protein, which encodes MKIRLSLFILLLTLSGCAFRSTGESLPAASPESTAPHFDVKTGKYNPPVDLYTVGSVNPNLTFKKGESLEHNVHTIWAENRLGIRIRYLWTISGTSETYANKLRLELAKGNMPDVVTTRDANVIQELIDSGQFMEAGSLFGQFASKVWKQAVAEDPSAWDSYVRDGHKYAIPIMDYEYNSDPLLWIRQDWLDKLHLSAPRTLDELEQVMDAFVNRDPDGNGLKDTYGLAVGFRNGPSTWMGDSSWIFGAFGTVPEQWNRRSDGTLEYGSVQPGARKAVALMKQWVQQGYLSTDSAWLDEEGAANLFVSGKAGIIAGPYWMGGWPLSHLTSADPQARIKAAAIPAGPDGTVMRRGTLPVNGAILINKKMMHPEIFFTYQNYLFDYYATSTGEFINGLAKDYDWTMDAGQPTIRPSALPLGGIRVASYTLTFDGARIPSKVIKEIPKDIAPVLLSQKEASRKEQFTGPPTATMKSDGELLKKLEQKSFQKIIFADSGIGEFDEFVDKWKAYGGLTETSEVNAWDRSRR